One Setaria italica strain Yugu1 chromosome II, Setaria_italica_v2.0, whole genome shotgun sequence DNA segment encodes these proteins:
- the LOC101756697 gene encoding zinc finger A20 and AN1 domain-containing stress-associated protein 1 — translation MAQRDKKEEPTELRAPEITLCANNCGFPGNPATQNLCQSCFSAATASMSSPTSSSSSVPAPAAVAAQPRPALAGAPPVELVSPAGAAADWPAAAAPAPAPEAARASVNRCSSCRKRVGLTGFWCRCGELFCGAHRYSDRHGCSYDYKGAARDAIARENPVVRAAKIVRF, via the coding sequence ATGGCGCAGCGCGACAAGAAGGAGGAGCCCACGGAGCTCCGGGCGCCGGAGATCACGCTCTGCGCCAACAACTGCGGCTTCCCGGGGAACCCGGCCACGCAGAACCTCTGCCAGAGCTGCTTCTCGGCGGCCACGGCGTCGATGTCgtcgccgacctcctcctcctcctcagttcccgcgccggccgcggtggcTGCTCAGCCGAGGCCGGCGCTGGCAGGCGCGCCGCCGGTGGAGCTGGTCtccccggccggcgcggccgctgactggcccgccgcggcggccccggctccggctccggaggcggcgagggcgtcGGTGAACCGGTGCTCGAGCTGCAGGAAGCGGGTGGGGCTGACGGGGTTCTGGTGCCGGTGCGGCGAGCTCTTCTGCGGCGCGCACCGGTACTCGGACCGCCACGGCTGCAGCTACGACTACAAGGGCGCCGCCAGGGACGCCATCGCCCGGGAGAACCCGGTGGTGCGCGCCGCCAAGATCGTTAGGTTCTGA
- the LOC101757114 gene encoding serine/threonine-protein kinase UCNL translates to MPLTTTPPMEIDLDAVRAARVLGRGALGTVFLVGDGDGGGGEAYALKVFDKRSPAAPSRPAAGADAARRARWEVSVLSRLAHPHLPSLLGCAETPGLLAWALPYCPGGDLNELRHAQPDRVFSPAAIRFYVAEVVSALAELHAAGIAYRDLKPENVLLRADGHVTLTDFDLSRQLPPRSPSASTSSSSSCSASATSSPPPQMPGHGRGQYRHLKRIFKRSESAVTASTSGQEEEPRNLAWYLSRSVDGAGGGDQVKKAKSARVSPADRRKKLSGLCSAAAAAGERSFSFVGTEEYVAPEVVRGDGHEFAVDWWALGVLVYEMSHGRTPFRGRNRKETFRNVLHREPEFSAEARRRWPELTDLISRLLEKDPARRLGFAGGADEVRAHPFFAGVAWELLGEVSRPPYIPPPADDIVSCEGFSVAEYFDKLHQPPPSPAEHTPEEELLPEF, encoded by the coding sequence ATGCCACTGACGACGACGCCACCCATGGAGATCGACCTGGACGCcgtgcgcgcggcgcgcgtgCTGGGCCGCGGCGCCTTGGGCACGGTGTTCCTcgtcggggacggggacggcggcggaggggaggccTACGCGCTCAAGGTCTTCGACAAGCGCTCCCCCGCGGCGCCGTCGAGGCCGGCCgcgggcgccgacgccgcccggcGCGCGCGGTGGGAGGTGTCCGTTCTGTCGCGCCTGGCGCACCCGCACCTGCCGTCCCTGCTGGGCTGCGCCGAGACGCCCGGCCTACTGGCGTGGGCGCTGCCCTACTGCCCCGGCGGGGACCTCAACGAGCTCCGCCACGCGCAGCCCGACCGCGTGTTCTCGCCCGCCGCCATCCGGTTCTACGTCGCGGAGGTGGTCTCCGCGCTCGCCGAGCTCCACGCCGCCGGGATCGCGTACCGCGACCTCAAGCCCGAGAACGTTCTCCTCCGCGCCGACGGCCACGTCACGCTCACCGACTTCGACCTCTCGCGGCAGCTCCCGCCCAGGTCGCCCTCCGCGTCCACGTCCTCCTCGTCTTCGTGCTCCGCCTCCGcgacgtcctcgccgccgcctcagaTGCCGGGCCACGGACGGGGCCAGTACCGCCACCTGAAGCGCATCTTCAAGAGGAGCGAGTCTGCGGTGACCGCGTCGACGTCCGGACAGGAGGAAGAGCCGCGCAACCTCGCCTGGTACCTCAGCAGAAGCGTcgacggcgctggcggcggcgatcaGGTCAAGAAGGCGAAGTCAGCGAGGGTGTCGCCGGCGGACCGCCGCAAGAAGCTCTCGGGCCTctgctcggccgccgccgcggcgggcgagcggTCCTTCTCGTTCGTGGGCACGGAGGAGtacgtggcgccggaggtggtGCGCGGCGACGGGCACGAGTTCGCCGTCGACTGGTGGGCGCTCGGGGTGCTCGTCTACGAGATGTCACACGGGCGGACGCCGTTCAGGGGCCGGAACAGGAAGGAGACGTTCCGGAACGTGCTGCACCGGGAGCCGGAGTTCtcggcggaggcgcggcggcggtggccggagcTCACGGACCTCATATCGAGGCTTCTGGAGAAGGATCCAGCGCGGAGGCTgggcttcgccggcggcgccgacgaggtccGGGCGCACCCGTTCTTCGCCGGGGTGGCGTGGGAACTGCTCGGGGAGGTGTCCCGGCCGCCCTACATCCCCCCGCCGGCCGATGACATTGTCTCCTGCGAGGGATTCAGCGTGGCCGAATACTTCGATAAGCTTCACcagcctccgccgtcgccggcggagcACACGCCAGAGGAGGAGCTCTTGCCGGAGTTCTGA